From the Solanum stenotomum isolate F172 chromosome 4, ASM1918654v1, whole genome shotgun sequence genome, one window contains:
- the LOC125862712 gene encoding probable carbohydrate esterase At4g34215: MLLAYIFLILLAHPFCVIPTNTTTSNDNKNIFILAGQSNMSGRGGVENNNFDWYIPPECQSNSSILRLTKGLSWEVAKEPIHQDIDYYAVCGIGPGMSFANSILKNDPNIGVIGLVPCAIGSTNISLWSQGSFYYNQMVNRTRIALQGGGTLRALLWYQGESDTLNLEDANLYKSRLEKFFIDARNDLGASSLPIIQVALATTLGPYMKEIRNAQLGIHLPNVKTVDANGLKVGPDYVHLSTQAEAQLGQMLAQAFLEFGSYTIHNSLEVQKKE; encoded by the exons atgttgttggcctatattttcttgattcttttggCACACCCTTTTTGTGTCATTCCTACAAACACAACAACATCAAATGACAACAAAAACATATTCATTTTAGCAGGACAAAGCAACATGTCTGGCAGAGGAGGTGTAGAAAACAACAATTTTGATTGGTACATTCCACCAGAATGTCAGTCCAATTCATCAATCCTAAGACTAACAAAAGGACTTTCATGGGAAGTAGCAAAAGAGCCAATTCATCAAGATATTGATTATTATGCAGTTTGTGGGATTGGTCCTGGCATGTCATTTGCTAACTCTATTCTaaaaaatgatccaaatatTGGTGTCATTGGTTTGGTACCATGTGCTATTGGTTCCACAAATATTAGCCTATGGTCTCAAGGTTCATTTTATTATAATCAAATGGTGAATAGGACTCGGATCGCGTTACAAGGTGGTGGGACGCTACGAGCCCTTCTTTGGTATCAAGGAGAGAGCGATACTCTGAATCTTGAGGATGCTAATTTGTATAAATCAAGATTGGAGAAATTCTTTATTGATGCGCGGAATGATTTAGGTGCATCTTCTCTACCTATTATTCAG GTGGCATTGGCAACAACATTAGGGCCTTATATGAAGGAGATAAGAAATGCCCAATTGGGGATTCACCTTCCTAATGTGAAAACAGTTGATGCTAATGGGCTCAAAGTAGGCCCAGATTATGTGCATCTTAGTACTCAAGCAGAGGCCCAGCTTGGACAGATGTTGGCCCAAGCCTTTTTGGAGTTTGGTTCATACACAATCCATAATTCTTTGGAGGTCCAAAAAAAGGAATAG
- the LOC125862834 gene encoding WD40 repeat-containing protein HOS15-like, protein MASLTSDLLNYIVFRYLQESGFLHSAFSFGHEARINKSTVDGNRIPFNALVKVVQKGIQYLELETNLSNDDTDMDEDFRFLEPLDLITKNVSELQQMIKEKKEKVQKDKSNADNELDHEREPARDREKEKNGNAGDLEPMDICTDSTSLPCEISSCDVMALEGHTSEVFICAWSPEGSLLASGSGDSTARIWTIGDGPGNSTIQRMPPNVKVLKHLESRATEENNDVTTLDWNSKGTLLATGSYDGHARIWNRSGLLLKTLTKHEGTIFSLKWNKKGDYLLSGSTDRTAVVWNVKSGESKQQFNFNSGMLDVDWLDNSSFAVGSTDNKIYVCKVGENQPVKRFSGHKNEINAIKWDPSGSLLASCSEDTTVKIWSMKKDVCLHDFREHSKEINTIKWSPTGAGTSNPNKKLLLASASFDSTVKLWDVEQGRLFHSLNGHREVVYSVAFSPNGDYLASGSLDNCMHIWSVKDAKIVKTYKGDGGIYNVCWNKEGNKVAACFSNKVFVFDIRS, encoded by the exons ATGGCCTCTTTAACCTCCGACCTGTTGAACTACATTGTTTTCCGGTACCTCCAGGAATCAG GATTCTTACATTCAGCATTTTCTTTTGGACACGAGGCTAGGATCAATAAGAGCACAGTGGATGGAAATCGAATTCCTTTTAATGCTCTTGTTAAAGTTGTGCAAAAGGGTATTCAATATCTTGAATTGGAAACCAATTTGAGCAAT GATGATACCGATATGGATGAAGACTTCAGGTTTCTGGAACCTTTGGATCTCATAACAAAAAATGTATCTGAGTTGCAACAAATGattaaagagaaaaaggaaaaggttcAGAAAGATAAGTCAAATGCTGACAATGAGCTCGACCATGAACGAGAACCTGCAAGAGACAGGGAGAAGGAGAAAAATGGAAATGCCGGAG ATTTGGAGCCTATGGATATCTGCACAGACTCAACCTCTTTGCCGTGTGAAATTTCTAGCTGTGATGTAATGGCTTTGGAAGGGCATACATCTGAG GTTTTTATCTGTGCTTGGAGTCCGGAAGGGTCACTTCTTGCATCTGG GTCTGGAGACTCTACTGCTAGAATTTGGACTATTGGCGATGGTCCAGGTAACTCTACTATCCAGAGGATGCCTCCAAATGTTAAGGTTTTGAAGCATTTGGAAAGTAGAGCAACTGAGGAAAACAACGATGTTACAACACTTGATTGGAAT AGCAAGGGTACCCTGCTTGCGACAGGTTCTTACGATGGCCACGCCAGAATCTGGAACCGATCTG GCTTATTGCTTAAAACTCTTACCAAACATGAAGGGACAATCTTCTCTTTGAAATGGAACAAGAAAGGTGATTATCTCCTCAGCGGTAGTACTGATAGAACTGCCGTTGTTTGGAATGTGAAGTCTGGAGAATCGAAGCagcaatttaattttaattcag GTATGCTTGATGTTGATTGGCTTGACAACAGTTCTTTTGCGGTCGGCTCCACTGATAACAAGATTTATGTTTGTAAAGTTGGGGAGAATCAACCAGTCAAAAGATTCTCAGGACATAAG AATGAGATCAATGCTATCAAGTGGGACCCCTCAGGTTCCTTGCTGGCTTCATGCTCTGAAGATACCACAGTTAAG ATATGGAGCATGAAAAAGGATGTCTGCTTGCATGATTTCAGAGAACACAGCAAA gaGATAAATACCATCAAATGGAGTCCAACTGGCGCTGGTACAAGCAATCCGAATAAAAAGTTGTTGCTAGCAAG TGCTTCGTTTGACTCAACCGTGAAGCTATGGGATGTTGAACAAGGGCGTCTTTTTCACAGCTTGAACGGTCACAG GGAAGTTGTTTACTCTGTTGCATTCAGTCCGAACGGTGACTACTTGGCAAGTGGGTCATTGGATAACTGCATGCATATATGGTCAGTGAAGGACGCCAAAATTGTAAAAACTTACAAAGGAGATGGCGGTATTTATAATGTGTGCTGGAACAAGGAAGGCAACAAGGTTGCTGCCTGTTTTTCAAACAAGGTTTTTGTTTTCGATATTCGATCGTAG